AGCACGACAGCGACCGAGGAACCCAGCGCGCGCCTGCGCATGACGACAACCTCCCCCAGTTGCCTCCAGGGTAGACGATTCCGCTCCAGGTGCGTAGGGGCTTGGCGCCCCTGCGGGAGTGAGGTGGGCGACGCCGGAGCGCGCGTTCTCCAGTTCTCCAGCGTCACTGCGCTGCGACGGGGACGGCGGCGGGCTCGTGGGTATAGGCTGCGGAGCGATGGCGACCCAACCCACCCCGCTCACCGCTGTCGTTCTCGCTGCTGGACAAGGGACTCGGATGAAGAGCGCCCGGCCGAAGGTGCTCCACGAGCTCTGCGGCCGGCCGATGCTCCATTACGTCGTCGACGCGGCGCTGGCCGCCGGCGCCTCCGACGTCGTGGTCGTCGTCGGCCACGGCCGCGACGAGGTCTCGGCGGCCCTGGACAAGGCGTTCGGCGCCCAGGGGAAGAAGGTCCGCACCGCGCTCCAGCCCCAGCAGCGCGGCACGGGCGACGCGGTGCGCTGCGCCATGCCGCACATCGACGCCACCTCCGAGGCGATCCTGATCCTGTGCGGCGACACGCCGCTGCTCGATCCGGAGCAGCTCACGCAGCTCCGCGGGGCGCTCGACCGCGCGGGCGGCGCGCCGATGGCGATGCTCACCGCGGAGGTCTCCGATCCGACGGGGTACGGCAGGATCCTCCGCGACGCTTCGGGCCGTGTGATCGGCATCCGCGAGCACAAGGACGCGACGCCCGAGGAGCGCGCGATCACCGAGGTGAACCCCGGCGTCTACCTCGCCCGCAGCGGGTTCCTCGAGCGCGCGCTGGCCGGGCTGACGACGGACAACGCGCAGGGTGAGCTCTACCTGACCGACATCGTCGCGCAGGCGGCGAAGGCCGGCGGCGCCGCGGCGGTCGTGGCCAGGGACGTCGGCTCGCTCGTGGGCATCAACGACCGCGCGCAGCTCGCCGCCGCCGAGGAGGTGCTCCACGGCCGCATCTCCGATCGGCTGCGCAAGAGCGGCGTCACGATCCGCACGAGCGCCCGCATCGACGCGGGCGTGGCCGTCGAGCCGGACGCCGTGATCGAGCACGCCGTCGTCCTGCGGGGCCGGACGCGGGTGGGCGCGGGCGCGCGGATCGATGTGGGCTCGGTGCTCACGGACGTGGTCGTCGAGGCGGGCGCCTCCGTGAAGCCGTACACGGTCGCCTCGCAGTCGTCGATCGGCGCCGGCGCGCAGATCGGGCCGTTCTCGCACCTCCGGCCGGAGAGCCAGATCGAGGCCGACGCGCACATCGGCAACTTCGTCGAGACCAAGAAGACCGTGGTCCGGAAGGGCGCGAAGGCGAACCACCTCGCCTACCTCGGCGACGGCGACATCGGCGAGGGCGCGAACGTCGGCGCCGGGACGATCTTCTGCAACTACGACGGCTTCCGGAAGCACCGGACCGAGATCGGCGCCGGCGCCTTCATCGGCAGCGACTCGCAGATCGTCGCCCCGGTGAAGATCGGCGCGGGCGCCTACGTGGCGACGGGCACGACCGTGACCCGCGACGTGCCGGACGAGGCGCTGGCGATCGGCCGGGTGAAGCAGGAGAACAAGGACGGCTACGCGACGCGGCTCAAGGCGCGGCTGAAGGACGCGGCGAAGAAGTAGGCCCTTTCGACGAGCTCGCCAGCGCGGCCGCGAAGGACGCGCGGCGGGCGCCGGCGCTCAACCCCGGCGGCCAGCAGAGGCAGGTTGACTCGGCCGCCGGCGCCGCCTGATGTAGGGGCCATGGGGTACCTCGAGAGGCTTCGGAGCTACCTCGAGCGCGTCGCGCGCGCGCCCGAGGGGATTCCCGTTGTCCATATCGACCTCGCCGCGC
The DNA window shown above is from Sorangium aterium and carries:
- the glmU gene encoding bifunctional UDP-N-acetylglucosamine diphosphorylase/glucosamine-1-phosphate N-acetyltransferase GlmU, which codes for MATQPTPLTAVVLAAGQGTRMKSARPKVLHELCGRPMLHYVVDAALAAGASDVVVVVGHGRDEVSAALDKAFGAQGKKVRTALQPQQRGTGDAVRCAMPHIDATSEAILILCGDTPLLDPEQLTQLRGALDRAGGAPMAMLTAEVSDPTGYGRILRDASGRVIGIREHKDATPEERAITEVNPGVYLARSGFLERALAGLTTDNAQGELYLTDIVAQAAKAGGAAAVVARDVGSLVGINDRAQLAAAEEVLHGRISDRLRKSGVTIRTSARIDAGVAVEPDAVIEHAVVLRGRTRVGAGARIDVGSVLTDVVVEAGASVKPYTVASQSSIGAGAQIGPFSHLRPESQIEADAHIGNFVETKKTVVRKGAKANHLAYLGDGDIGEGANVGAGTIFCNYDGFRKHRTEIGAGAFIGSDSQIVAPVKIGAGAYVATGTTVTRDVPDEALAIGRVKQENKDGYATRLKARLKDAAKK